In a single window of the Gossypium hirsutum isolate 1008001.06 chromosome A13, Gossypium_hirsutum_v2.1, whole genome shotgun sequence genome:
- the LOC107937197 gene encoding protein SMAX1-LIKE 4 produces the protein MRSGACTVQQTLTAEAASILKHSLSLARRRGHAQVTPLHVAATLLSTRASLLRRACLKSQQPQLSSSHPLQCRALELCFNVALNRLPTTPGPILHGQPSLSNALVAALKRAQAHQRRGCIEQQQSQQPILTIKVELEQLIISILDDPSVSRVMREAGFSSTVVKANIEDSSSSPSSVFQCYNTTSGSGGVFSSPCSPSQTHFLSYEQNPFFFSPSKKLLTSYIPDSASLKQDIKLVFEVLLRKNKRRNSVIVGDCVSTTESLVSELTSRVEKGDVPDEMKHVRFLKFYFSPMSLKFMKREDVEKHVCDLKRRVDSIVAEGGAIIYTGDLKWTVVEEGEINGYNAADHLVTELGRLISDYYMSNKVWLVATASYQTYLRCQMRQPPLEVQWALQAVSVPTGGLSLSLHASSCHDTKMLFSEMEKKQFEHEKLTCCAECSSNYEKDVQSFKSSGGLPPWIHVHGRNNSDSQKGEMVELRRKWNTLCHSLHRGRLNQSQLRSTMYYNNQGYPYGSSFPWWPSQSSGLTDSASISFIDSKPNSVPRFRRQNSCTIELNFGNVSPNLDSLKNTEDKEVKVTLALGSDSPRKSTGLCELLQGNLPWQSEIISSIAEALMGSKKETWLLIEGTDMIGKRRLARVVAEYVLGSPDLLLYMDMKHNNETTRCNERLKRAFSRDEKLVVMVENVDLADTQCLKLLADRFEGGDDGGSSRSIIILTKSISSSFEEHYAKKDNIVIEMKLNINGSDTNKRKHEWGGSNKTKTPRTKPSSHILDLNMKAADDDEEEEANESGEVSDLTADLHVGFLELIQKRYFLNQTEGQHKEMKEAFMAKFKRVVEEIFGGENKVSFSIEERVLEGVLVGSSYFVNSLFEKWLKDIFQTGLQNVKKNGGGGGIDEIRLSYGGILKKAMENGYMGSCLPKNIQV, from the exons ATGCGCTCAGGTGCCTGTACGGTTCAGCAGACCCTCACAGCAGAGGCTGCTTCAATATTGAAGCATTCTCTTAGCTTAGCCAGAAGGAGAGGCCATGCACAAGTGACTCCTCTTCATGTGGCTGCCACTTTGTTAAGCACAAGGGCTAGCCTATTGAGAAGGGCTTGTCTTAAATCTCAGCAGCCTCAGTTATCTTCCTCACATCCACTTCAATGTAGAGCACTTGAGCTTTGTTTCAATGTAGCTCTTAATAGGTTACCAACCACACCAGGACCAATCCTTCATGGTCAACCTTCTTTATCAAATGCTTTAGTTGCTGCACTTAAAAGAGCACAAGCACATCAAAGAAGGGGTTGTATTGAACAGCAACAATCACAACAGCCTATACTCACCATTAAAGTTGAGTTAGAGCAGCTTATTATATCTATACTTGATGATCCTAGTGTTAGTAGGGTTATGAGAGAAGCTGGTTTTTCAAGCACTGTTGTTAAAGCCAACATTGAAGATTCTTCTTCATCACCTTCATCTGTGTTTCAATGTTATAACACTACTTCTGGTTCTGGTGGTGTTTTTTCTTCACCTTGTTCACCTTCTCAAACTCATTTCTTGTCTTATGAACAAAATCCATTTTTCTTTTCACCTTCAAAGAAACTTTTAACCAGCTACATACCAGATTCAGCTTCTTTGAAACAAGACATCAAGTTGGTGTTTGAGGTTTTGTTAAGGAAGAACAAGAGGAGGAACAGTGTTATAGTTGGTGATTGTGTGTCTACAACTGAAAGTCTTGTGTCCGAACTAACATCAAGAGTTGAGAAAGGTGATGTTCCGGATGAAATGAAACATGTTCGGTTccttaaattttatttctcaCCTATGTCTTTAAAGTTCATGAAAAGAGAGGATGTTGAGAAACATGTTTGTGATTTGAAAAGAAGAGTGGATTCCATTGTAGCAGAAGGTGGTGCTATTATTTATACAGGTGATTTAAAATGGACTGTTGTTGAGGAAGGTGAAATCAATGGTTACAATGCAGCTGATCATTTAGTTACTGAACTAGGAAGGTTGATTTCAGATTATTACATGTCAAACAAGGTCTGGTTAGTGGCAACTGCAAGTTACCAAACATATTTAAGGTGTCAAATGAGACAACCTCCACTTGAGGTTCAATGGGCACTTCAAGCTGTTTCTGTTCCTACAGGTGGACTTAGTTTAAGCCTCCATGCTTCCAG TTGCCATGATACAAAAATGCTGTTCAGTGAGATGGAAAAGAAGCAATTTGAGCATGAGAAACTTACATGTTGTGCTGAATGTAGTTCAAATTACGAGAAAGATGTACAGTCGTTTAAATCTAGTGGTGGCTTGCCACCATGGATACATGTTCATGGTAGAAACAACAGTGACAGTCAAAAG GGTGAAATGGTTGAATTGAGGAGAAAATGGAACACATTATGTCACAGTTTACATAGAGGTAGATTGAACCAGAGCCAGTTGAGGTCCACCATGTACTACAACAACCAAGGCTATCCTTATGGTTCATCGTTCCCTTGGTGGCCTAGTCAAAGCAGTGGCTTAACCGATTCGGCTTCTATCTCTTTCATCGATTCAAAGCCGAATTCGGTGCCAAGATTCAGAAGGCAAAACTCATGCACCATTGAGCTCAATTTTGGTAATGTATCACCAAACTTGGATTCACTTAAAAACACTGAGGATAAAGAGGTGAAGGTCACACTTGCTCTTGGTAGTGATTCTCCAAGGAAAAGTACTGGATTGTGTGAGCTTTTGCAAGGCAACCTGCCATGGCAATCTGAGATTATAAGTTCGATAGCTGAAGCATTGATGGGTTCAAAAAAAGAGACTTGGTTATTGATTGAAGGGACTGACATGATTGGCAAAAGAAGATTAGCACGTGTTGTTGCAGAATATGTGTTGGGGTCACCTGATTTGCTGCTGTACATGGACATGAAACACAACAATGAGACAACTCGATGTAATGAGAGGCTTAAAAGAGCATTTAGCAGGGATGAAAAGCTTGTGGTTATGGTGGAAAATGTTGACTTGGCTGATACACAGTGTTTAAAACTCCTAGCTGATAGATTTGAAGGTGGAGATGATGGGGGTAGTAGCAGATCAATAATCATTTTAACCAAGTCCATTTCGTCTAGCTTTGAGGAACATTATGCCAAAAAGGACAACATTGTCATCGAGATGAAGCTCAACATCAacggctctgataccaacaagAGAAAACACGAATGGGGCGGTTCAAACAAGACCAAAACACCGAGAACCAAACCAAGTTCCCACATTCTTGACCTCAACATGAAAGCAGcggatgatgatgaagaagaagaagctaatGAAAGTGGTGAAGTTAGTGACTTGACGGCTGATCTCCATGTCGGGTTTCTAGAACTGATCCAAAAACGCTACTTTCTCAACCAAACCGAAGGCCAACACAAGGAGATGAAAGAAGCTTTCATGGCCAAGTTCAAAAGGGTGGTAGAGGAGATATTTGGGGGTGAAAATAAGGTTAGTTTTAGTATTGAAGAGAGGGTACTGGAGGGGGTTTTAGTTGGTTCAAGTTATTTTGTGAATAGCTTATTTGAGAAATGGCTAAAAGACATTTTTCAAACAGGCTTACAGaatgttaaaaaaaatggagGGGGAGGGGGTATAGATGAAATTAGATTAAGTTATGGGGGTATACTTAAAAAAGCAATGGAAAATGGATATATGGGGAGTTGCCTTCCCAAAAACATCCAAGTTTAG